Proteins encoded together in one Astatotilapia calliptera chromosome 7, fAstCal1.2, whole genome shotgun sequence window:
- the tmem267 gene encoding transmembrane protein 267: MQGFYSKLDSSPSSSPLLGPGLRGDGAPVPLSLALETERAQALLQTFSSASLLASAGLGMFCVVADHVLQLSVIQQHLWLRAVLDNATHGLVGLWSWAVVIGLRKKSDLYEVLLAGLLASIIDLDHFYMAGSLSLKAAVSLPQRPPLHCSSLIPIICLTLRFLMWLGRLKDAWCSLPWMLFISMVTHHVRDAVRHGLWVCPFGNTAPIPYWLYVSTTATLPHLCSVLMYLTGTRDVIFTKHGVAIDV, from the exons ATGCAAGGATTCTACTCCAAGCTCGACTCCTCCCCTTCTTCGTCCCCCTTGTTGGGACCTGGCCTCAGGGGAGATGGTGCTCCCGTACCTCTCAGCCTGGCTCTGGAGACGGAGAGAGCTCAGGCCCTCCTGCAGACTTTCAGTTCCGCCTCCCTGCTGGCGTCGGCAGGACTCGGGATGTTCTGTGTGGTGGCAGACCACGTCCTACAGCTGTCTGTCATACAGCAACACTTGTGGCTGCGTGCTGTCTTGGACAACGCCACGCACGGATTGGTGGGGCTGTGGTCATGGGCAGTTGTTATTGGACTGAGGAAAAAGAGCGATTTATATGAGGTGTTACTCGCAGGGCTCCTGGCATCAATCATAGACCTGGACCACTTCTATATGGCTGGATCCTTATCACTCAAG GCTGCTGTCTCACTCCCTCAGCGTCCACCGCTGCACTGTTCCTCTCTCATTCCCATCATCTGTCTCACTCTCCGCTTCCTCATGTGGCTCGGGCGCCTCAAAGACGCTTGGTGCTCCTTGCCATGGATGCTTTTCATTTCCATGGTGACACACCACGTCCGGGATGCAGTGCGCCACGGCCTGTGGGTGTGCCCATTCGGCAACACGGCGCCGATCCCATACTGGTTATACGTCAGCACCACGGCGACGCTCCCTCACCTGTGTTCAGTGCTCATGTACCTGACGGGAACCAGAGATGTGATATTCACTAAACACGGGGTGGCCATCGATGTTTAA